The Methanosphaera sp. BMS genome contains a region encoding:
- a CDS encoding pentapeptide repeat-containing protein translates to MLSKKYIYAVALLLVCFLAISCVSAADEQASTDNSATSTSDSSTSEQTSSMPSFDMNSLKTSSNSNAGGNNSFSLGNSNGSSSRGNFNFSSLNFSSLNTSGFNLSNLNFSSLNFSGMNSSGFDLSKLNISSMGNGSFNTSGMNMSGIDLSKLNLSSLNLSTLNFSSLNTSGLNTSGFNLSDLSNLNLSSLNTSGLDFSSLNLSSLNFTGMNSSGFNLSSLNLSSLNLSSLDLSKLNLSSLFNMNKTNDTQNDTPEVAPIVDNKPVTDDVKPDVKVVKTTTKDKAKTTTVKNIAPSAAKTFTIKRANDSSVLYQGDSTVTLGELDKIFGTSFASGQLVLTIDGEVVFNGTVNGDLASVIFDIIEKFLGEHNIKVEFTDDANNTNTFEENVIIE, encoded by the coding sequence ATGTTATCTAAAAAATACATATATGCAGTAGCATTATTGCTGGTGTGTTTTTTAGCAATTTCATGCGTAAGTGCAGCTGATGAACAGGCAAGTACCGATAACTCCGCTACAAGTACTTCCGACAGTTCAACTTCAGAACAAACTAGCAGTATGCCAAGTTTTGACATGAACAGCTTAAAAACTTCATCAAATAGTAATGCTGGAGGCAACAATTCATTTAGTTTAGGAAATTCAAACGGTAGCTCAAGTAGAGGTAATTTTAATTTCAGTAGCTTAAACTTCAGTAGTTTAAATACTTCAGGATTCAATTTATCCAATTTAAATTTCTCAAGCTTAAACTTTAGTGGAATGAATTCATCAGGATTTGACTTATCTAAATTAAACATATCCAGTATGGGAAATGGTAGTTTCAATACATCCGGAATGAATATGTCAGGAATTGACTTATCCAAATTAAACCTATCCAGTTTAAACTTATCAACCCTTAATTTCAGTAGTTTAAACACTTCCGGATTAAATACTAGTGGTTTTAACTTATCCGATTTAAGTAACTTAAACCTATCAAGTTTAAATACCTCTGGATTAGACTTTTCCAGCCTTAACCTATCAAGCTTAAACTTTACAGGAATGAATTCATCAGGATTTAACTTATCAAGCTTAAACCTATCCAGTTTAAACCTATCCAGCTTGGATTTATCAAAATTAAACCTATCCAGTTTGTTTAATATGAACAAAACAAACGATACTCAAAATGATACACCAGAAGTAGCTCCGATAGTGGACAATAAACCCGTAACTGATGATGTAAAACCTGATGTAAAAGTTGTTAAAACTACAACAAAAGATAAAGCAAAAACAACAACAGTTAAAAACATAGCCCCAAGTGCTGCAAAAACATTTACCATAAAAAGGGCAAATGATTCCAGCGTTCTTTATCAAGGTGACAGTACAGTAACCCTTGGTGAATTAGATAAAATATTTGGCACATCATTTGCAAGTGGACAGTTAGTTCTAACTATTGATGGTGAAGTTGTATTTAACGGCACTGTAAACGGTGACTTAGCAAGTGTAATATTTGATATCATTGAAAAATTCCTTGGTGAACACAACATAAAAGTAGAATTTACAGATGATGCCAATAACACAAATACATTCGAAGAGAATGTTATTATAGAATAA
- a CDS encoding zinc ribbon domain-containing protein yields the protein MKKCHLCGYDNQDNAQFCLSCGGNLQITSQQEPQADTNQNFNNNYQPDNNPQIEQQDIPQPNNQQSTSNQYDNNQYNNGPYNNGPYNNGQYGNGQYNPGQNPYPGGYNVPVNQKNKWVATLLSGIAGFLIYFLSGLGQLYLGLIKRGIVLCLIGFVPILLNIIFLNTGIYSIITILGLVYVIYCAYDAYICTNAINEGRSIPLLFGILDLQ from the coding sequence ATGAAAAAATGTCATCTTTGCGGGTATGATAATCAAGATAATGCACAATTTTGTTTAAGTTGTGGAGGTAATTTGCAAATAACTTCTCAGCAAGAGCCACAGGCAGATACTAATCAAAATTTTAACAATAACTATCAACCTGATAACAATCCTCAAATTGAACAACAGGATATTCCTCAGCCAAATAATCAGCAGAGTACATCTAATCAATATGATAATAACCAGTACAATAATGGTCCATACAATAATGGTCCATACAACAATGGTCAGTATGGTAATGGTCAATATAATCCAGGTCAAAACCCTTATCCTGGAGGATACAATGTGCCGGTCAATCAAAAAAATAAATGGGTAGCTACATTACTAAGCGGAATTGCAGGATTTCTCATATATTTCTTAAGTGGACTGGGTCAGTTATATCTTGGATTAATCAAAAGAGGAATTGTCTTATGTCTGATTGGATTTGTCCCAATACTTTTGAACATCATATTTTTAAATACTGGTATCTATTCCATTATAACAATATTGGGTTTGGTATATGTTATATATTGTGCATATGATGCATATATATGTACAAATGCAATCAATGAAGGTAGATCAATACCGCTGTTATTTGGTATACTCGATTTACAATAA
- a CDS encoding PLP-dependent cysteine synthase family protein, whose protein sequence is MNVEKLVGNTPMIKIDYEYEQKKGSIYTKLESYNYSGSIKDRIALYIIQNERKNGNLEEGQSIVEVTSGNTGIAFSAIGALFGHDVHIFMPDWVSLERKKLIEMYGAHVHLISKEDGGFKRALELAEEFALETNAYRPLQFDNPLNIEAQYNSTGKEIIDSIPDVNAFVSGIGTGGTLMGIGKRLKEHNPDSKVFALEPSTLSILKMGMEEGSHMIEGIGDDFIPGIVDKDLIDDIVLIDDLDAINMAKRIAKEFGLGIGISSGANFLASVLMDNNNLKIATVFPDDNKKYITTKLSEPIDENPELLSNKIKLIGFEAV, encoded by the coding sequence ATGAATGTTGAAAAGCTGGTTGGCAATACGCCAATGATAAAGATTGATTACGAATATGAACAAAAGAAGGGAAGTATATATACCAAACTTGAATCATACAATTATTCCGGAAGTATAAAGGACAGAATCGCATTATACATTATTCAAAATGAACGAAAAAACGGTAACCTAGAGGAAGGACAAAGTATTGTTGAGGTTACAAGTGGAAACACGGGCATTGCATTCAGTGCCATAGGTGCACTTTTTGGTCATGATGTCCACATATTCATGCCGGACTGGGTGAGCTTGGAAAGAAAAAAACTTATTGAAATGTATGGTGCCCATGTTCATCTGATATCAAAAGAGGACGGTGGATTTAAAAGGGCTTTGGAATTAGCAGAAGAATTCGCATTAGAAACAAATGCATACCGGCCACTTCAATTCGACAATCCATTGAATATAGAAGCACAATACAATTCTACAGGAAAAGAGATCATTGACAGCATCCCTGATGTTAACGCATTCGTTTCAGGTATAGGAACTGGTGGAACATTAATGGGAATCGGTAAAAGATTGAAAGAACATAATCCCGATTCAAAGGTATTTGCCCTGGAACCATCCACTTTATCCATTCTTAAAATGGGTATGGAAGAAGGAAGTCATATGATTGAAGGGATAGGAGATGACTTTATTCCTGGAATTGTGGATAAGGATTTGATTGATGACATAGTATTAATTGATGACTTGGATGCAATCAACATGGCTAAAAGAATAGCCAAAGAATTCGGTTTAGGTATTGGTATTTCAAGTGGTGCAAACTTCCTGGCAAGCGTGTTGATGGATAACAACAACTTGAAGATAGCCACAGTATTTCCTGATGATAATAAGAAGTACATTACAACAAAGTTGTCAGAGCCAATTGATGAAAATCCGGAACTACTTTCAAATAAGATAAAGCTTATCGGCTTTGAAGCTGTATAA
- a CDS encoding chloride channel protein: MEKIENDLILLAYTIIVGIISGVIIWSFIEIMNLGIYFLWDYLPELLHFKYYTVVTCLLGGLIIGLFKEKYGDATQELKVVVENVRTNHRYPYQNIFQSIVSALLPLMIGASVGPEAGLTGIIASLCTWASDRLKIFNKELEDMASIGVSATLGVIFASPLFAFVEPIENEENVKLPKTSKNILYFAAILSSFGVFMLLNHLTASNMGMQLVGAASLSNLNYYYIVLLMLVGIILGYFYFLMNILVKKLFNGICECYIIKSVIGGLILGIVGTLLPLTMFSGEYQIHILLDNALEISVALLILTSIVKILLTNICIESGLKGGHFFPLIFSGIAMGYAMSMIFNMDPVLSMAIVTTALLANILKKPIAVVLLLMILFPVNLIPLMLITAVISCLFQTPKRLQLNGD, from the coding sequence TTGGAAAAAATAGAAAATGACTTGATTCTACTGGCATATACCATAATTGTGGGAATCATATCTGGCGTTATCATATGGAGTTTTATCGAAATCATGAATCTGGGTATATACTTCTTATGGGATTATCTGCCGGAATTGCTACATTTCAAATACTATACGGTAGTCACCTGTCTATTGGGAGGATTGATTATCGGATTGTTCAAGGAGAAGTATGGGGATGCGACTCAGGAGCTGAAGGTTGTAGTTGAGAATGTAAGGACAAATCACCGATACCCCTATCAAAACATATTCCAGTCAATAGTCTCGGCTCTGCTTCCGTTGATGATCGGTGCAAGTGTAGGGCCGGAAGCAGGTCTAACGGGGATAATAGCAAGTTTATGTACATGGGCATCAGATAGGCTGAAGATATTCAATAAGGAACTTGAAGACATGGCAAGCATTGGTGTCTCAGCTACCTTGGGCGTAATCTTTGCCTCCCCATTATTTGCATTTGTAGAGCCGATTGAAAATGAAGAAAACGTTAAGCTTCCTAAAACTTCAAAGAACATTCTCTATTTTGCAGCTATATTAAGCTCATTTGGCGTATTCATGTTACTGAACCATTTGACTGCCAGTAATATGGGAATGCAATTGGTTGGAGCTGCTTCTTTGTCAAATTTAAATTATTATTATATTGTTCTTTTGATGCTTGTGGGAATAATCCTTGGATATTTCTATTTTTTAATGAATATATTGGTGAAAAAATTATTCAATGGTATCTGTGAATGTTATATCATAAAAAGCGTTATTGGAGGATTGATTCTAGGTATTGTAGGAACATTATTGCCGTTAACGATGTTTTCAGGAGAATATCAGATTCATATTCTATTGGATAATGCACTGGAAATAAGCGTGGCCTTGTTGATATTGACAAGTATTGTCAAAATTCTTTTAACCAACATCTGTATAGAAAGTGGATTGAAGGGTGGACATTTCTTCCCATTGATCTTTTCGGGAATTGCAATGGGATATGCAATGAGTATGATTTTCAATATGGATCCGGTACTTTCCATGGCAATAGTCACCACGGCACTTCTAGCCAACATATTAAAAAAGCCGATAGCTGTTGTATTACTGTTGATGATTCTATTTCCGGTTAATTTAATTCCATTGATGCTTATAACCGCGGTTATATCATGTCTATTCCAAACTCCAAAAAGATTACAGTTAAATGGGGATTGA
- a CDS encoding methanogenesis marker 14 protein has protein sequence MSIEKVSVTSGNKNDMGGQYFTVLSVELGNTTIKSIITTSNVKNNKSFQLVKLVKLTRDIRKPLDGETVFGNTIWGKDLSKEAIIDAIRDLILESLSKINMSVDELDFVVRSTGVVAVLSSDDELNYIIQALSLACLEAGIKASQMRAPFSLDNIPEHIRKYSFFNNIEFDGSVVGISSGQLNGAVANEMESELVTAGMKLASKSSSIEYRNPVVSIDMGTTLAGQIVDDSRPYAKVVCNYLGLAGGIMDMVLRGCGLIENNHSTIDVDFNTFDDKLNDDKLHEDTIKLHEFIDIMEVPYDVDEFGCVAVYQDKRINSKVKLIGCRINDEEKLIEEFGKIIDVNPQILSEQIDDFYAYLVKRVIDKSMEFNLISPNSTLAITGRAGITANKMKYIKEYLSEAFEDILLVEDALAQGATMMARCMNSLGTPISPMGGSKGGICIMHERIKHNKK, from the coding sequence ATGTCAATAGAAAAAGTATCAGTAACATCTGGCAATAAAAATGATATGGGTGGACAGTATTTCACAGTACTGTCCGTAGAGCTGGGAAATACCACCATCAAATCCATTATAACAACAAGTAACGTTAAAAACAACAAATCATTCCAACTGGTTAAACTGGTAAAGCTAACCCGTGACATAAGAAAACCCCTGGATGGTGAAACCGTATTCGGTAATACCATCTGGGGTAAGGACTTATCCAAGGAGGCAATAATAGATGCCATCCGGGATTTGATACTTGAATCTCTTTCTAAAATAAACATGTCCGTTGATGAATTGGACTTTGTTGTCCGGTCAACGGGAGTAGTTGCCGTATTGTCCTCTGATGACGAGTTGAACTATATAATACAGGCATTGTCCCTGGCATGTCTTGAAGCGGGCATTAAGGCTTCCCAGATGAGGGCTCCATTTTCCTTGGATAACATCCCAGAACACATACGCAAGTACTCTTTTTTTAACAATATTGAATTTGACGGATCGGTCGTTGGCATTTCATCCGGTCAGTTAAATGGTGCCGTTGCAAATGAAATGGAAAGTGAACTGGTAACGGCGGGTATGAAGCTGGCCTCCAAGTCATCATCCATCGAATATAGAAATCCGGTGGTCTCCATTGATATGGGAACAACGCTTGCCGGGCAGATTGTCGATGACTCCAGACCATATGCCAAGGTGGTATGTAACTATTTGGGCCTTGCAGGTGGAATCATGGACATGGTGCTAAGGGGTTGTGGATTGATAGAGAATAATCACTCAACCATAGACGTTGATTTTAATACATTTGACGATAAATTAAATGATGATAAACTTCATGAGGATACCATTAAATTACATGAATTTATTGATATAATGGAAGTACCATATGACGTTGATGAATTTGGATGCGTGGCCGTATATCAAGACAAAAGAATCAACTCAAAAGTCAAGTTGATAGGTTGCAGGATAAATGATGAAGAAAAACTAATAGAAGAATTTGGAAAAATAATCGATGTTAATCCTCAAATACTCTCAGAACAAATAGATGACTTCTACGCATATCTGGTTAAACGAGTGATTGATAAGTCAATGGAATTTAATCTAATCAGTCCTAATTCCACTCTTGCAATAACAGGACGTGCAGGAATTACTGCAAACAAAATGAAATACATTAAAGAATATCTTTCAGAAGCCTTTGAGGACATACTTCTTGTAGAGGATGCACTTGCACAGGGAGCGACGATGATGGCAAGATGCATGAACTCACTTGGAACACCTATAAGTCCGATGGGCGGAAGCAAAGGTGGAATATGCATAATGCATGAAAGGATAAAACACAATAAAAAATGA
- the mtrH gene encoding tetrahydromethanopterin S-methyltransferase subunit H has translation MFKFEKKQEVFDIYGVKVGGQPGEYPTVLAGTIFYAGHNIISDEKKGEFDKAKAEDLLNTMDEMTDQTGNPNIVQVFGATPEALTKYIDYVADVSNSPFLIDSTSADARIAGAEFVTESGLSERTVYNSINMSIDDDEINAITESDITSSIILGFNPTQPGVDGKISLWEDGSGIMDKGLLEIASDCGITKPLMDVAVTPLGQGGGLAIKATLKEKSIWGYPAGSGVHNVPSAWEWIKQYKKEYKEVWPVCDIGANIVQQMAGGDFVLFGPIENTRMAFTACAMTDMFIAEANEAIGITPVDSHPYKNLL, from the coding sequence ATGTTTAAGTTTGAGAAAAAACAGGAAGTATTTGACATATATGGTGTAAAAGTTGGAGGTCAGCCTGGTGAATATCCAACAGTACTGGCCGGAACAATATTCTATGCCGGACACAACATAATATCTGATGAGAAAAAGGGAGAATTCGATAAGGCCAAAGCCGAAGACTTGCTAAATACGATGGATGAAATGACCGACCAGACTGGAAATCCTAATATAGTACAGGTATTTGGGGCTACGCCGGAAGCATTAACAAAATACATTGACTATGTAGCCGACGTTTCAAACTCACCGTTTCTGATAGATTCAACATCTGCCGATGCACGTATTGCAGGTGCCGAATTCGTAACGGAGTCAGGTTTATCTGAACGTACGGTCTATAACTCCATCAACATGTCCATAGATGATGATGAGATAAATGCCATAACCGAATCGGACATTACCTCATCCATCATATTGGGATTTAATCCAACACAGCCTGGAGTGGATGGTAAGATAAGCCTCTGGGAGGATGGATCAGGCATAATGGACAAGGGACTATTGGAAATAGCCTCAGACTGTGGAATCACAAAGCCGTTGATGGATGTGGCAGTCACCCCACTTGGTCAGGGTGGTGGACTTGCAATAAAGGCAACACTGAAGGAAAAAAGTATATGGGGATACCCTGCAGGTAGTGGAGTGCACAACGTACCGTCTGCATGGGAATGGATAAAACAGTACAAGAAGGAATATAAGGAAGTCTGGCCGGTATGTGATATTGGAGCAAACATAGTTCAACAGATGGCCGGTGGAGACTTTGTACTATTTGGTCCAATAGAAAACACTCGTATGGCCTTTACTGCCTGTGCCATGACTGACATGTTTATAGCAGAAGCAAACGAAGCAATAGGCATAACGCCTGTAGATAGCCATCCATATAAGAACTTACTCTGA
- the mtrG gene encoding tetrahydromethanopterin S-methyltransferase subunit MtrG codes for MSRDENIEAINDRLDEFEQRLEETRGEYSQNMGKSLGREVGVLYGVIFALILVIILMKLNII; via the coding sequence ATGTCAAGGGATGAAAATATCGAAGCAATCAATGATAGATTGGATGAATTTGAACAAAGGCTTGAAGAAACACGTGGAGAATATTCACAAAATATGGGTAAATCATTGGGACGTGAAGTAGGAGTATTATATGGTGTGATATTCGCACTGATTTTGGTCATAATACTTATGAAATTAAATATAATATAA
- the mtrF gene encoding tetrahydromethanopterin S-methyltransferase subunit F, translated as MRKNIEHINDLTNTIEYKTQLIGRNERLTSGVRETRLKGILIGFILTCIVILLPILYYKGGI; from the coding sequence ATGAGGAAGAACATTGAACACATCAACGATTTAACTAATACTATTGAATATAAGACTCAATTGATAGGACGAAATGAACGTTTGACAAGTGGCGTTAGAGAAACTCGTCTAAAGGGGATATTGATTGGTTTTATACTTACATGTATTGTTATCCTATTGCCAATACTCTATTATAAGGGGGGTATATAA
- the mtrA gene encoding tetrahydromethanopterin S-methyltransferase subunit A, protein MVEKKDVIEGWPLETGDYDVGDIQCPVAVVTLGSKMNADVVQRGAAIAGPLHTENLGIEKVVANVISNSNIRFVIVCGSEVQGHITGKTMEALYENGIDPEKKVILGSPGAIPFVENLSVEAVERFQDQITLISMINNENLDEIEEKISECIANDPGAYPQDAMIVELNDVKDEEDDEQITEDDEEFDGVGVDSSIVMLEHVESRIRYLKGQINEIAAIERFSSGYYAGRMEGIVIGFCLTIILTLILLFKGLLVL, encoded by the coding sequence ATGGTCGAAAAAAAGGATGTTATAGAAGGATGGCCACTTGAGACTGGTGATTATGATGTCGGTGATATTCAATGTCCAGTTGCCGTTGTTACCCTAGGTTCAAAGATGAACGCAGACGTGGTTCAACGTGGAGCCGCCATAGCGGGGCCACTGCATACCGAAAATTTGGGGATTGAAAAGGTAGTTGCAAATGTAATATCAAACTCAAATATAAGATTTGTAATAGTATGCGGTAGTGAGGTTCAAGGTCACATCACAGGTAAAACAATGGAGGCACTCTATGAAAACGGTATAGACCCCGAAAAAAAGGTTATACTGGGCTCACCAGGTGCCATACCATTTGTAGAAAATCTATCCGTTGAAGCAGTGGAAAGATTCCAGGATCAAATTACGCTAATAAGCATGATAAACAATGAAAATCTTGATGAGATAGAGGAAAAAATCTCTGAATGCATAGCCAATGACCCTGGAGCATACCCGCAGGATGCAATGATTGTTGAGCTGAATGATGTTAAAGATGAAGAAGACGATGAGCAAATAACCGAAGATGATGAGGAATTTGACGGTGTAGGCGTGGACTCATCAATTGTCATGTTGGAACATGTCGAATCAAGAATTCGATACCTGAAAGGACAGATAAATGAAATAGCAGCTATTGAAAGATTTTCTTCAGGTTACTACGCCGGTCGAATGGAAGGAATAGTGATAGGATTTTGTTTAACGATTATCCTCACATTAATATTGTTATTTAAGGGATTGTTGGTATTATGA
- the mtrB gene encoding tetrahydromethanopterin S-methyltransferase subunit MtrB yields MTSSVIIDDEYILDMDTYTVGLKSNKKAGKSSSFDYDEINAALDRLEESIEDLELSLDAHTISSNSMQNREGIYLKEGLITNIVIGVILALIFIILII; encoded by the coding sequence ATGACAAGTAGTGTGATAATTGATGATGAATACATATTGGATATGGATACATATACCGTAGGCTTAAAGTCAAATAAGAAAGCCGGTAAATCATCTTCATTTGACTATGATGAGATTAACGCGGCACTTGACCGCTTGGAAGAATCTATTGAGGACTTGGAGTTATCATTGGATGCCCATACAATTTCCTCAAATTCAATGCAAAATCGCGAAGGAATCTACCTGAAGGAAGGCTTAATAACAAACATAGTCATCGGTGTAATATTAGCATTGATATTTATAATATTGATAATTTAA
- the mtrC gene encoding tetrahydromethanopterin S-methyltransferase subunit MtrC — MSDDVVPQQIILISAVIGGLLSVYLSSIPFGGIFSILAFALAVILGTNTLRYIGNYSLGTGVPSIVYLLATCGLISMIMAMSIAGYLGNVLIFPVLSWVLALLMGAVISLICRYVFRIEIEILSWSFMALSMASNLALMALSTFLTSTYAPGVLFSDIIFTGLVVLLLFMCVMTIQNPYNSCMGSNEDQLRTLTLALSNAFLMLMILSVIGLLNNQIYIIYLIISIIGWILTFRRYVKYSLRQAAEVKYYGFWSKGDEGGYYDK; from the coding sequence ATGTCTGATGATGTGGTGCCTCAACAGATTATTCTAATTTCTGCAGTAATAGGTGGACTATTGTCAGTATATCTGTCAAGTATTCCCTTTGGCGGTATATTTTCAATTCTGGCATTTGCATTGGCCGTAATTTTGGGTACAAATACCTTAAGATACATCGGTAATTACAGTCTGGGTACCGGTGTTCCATCAATCGTATATCTTCTTGCCACTTGTGGGCTAATATCCATGATAATGGCCATGTCCATTGCGGGTTATCTGGGTAATGTTCTCATATTTCCGGTATTATCATGGGTGCTGGCACTTTTAATGGGCGCCGTAATCTCATTGATATGCAGATACGTCTTCAGGATAGAAATTGAAATATTGTCATGGTCATTCATGGCATTATCCATGGCATCAAATCTGGCCCTAATGGCATTATCCACATTCCTGACATCAACATATGCTCCGGGAGTTCTGTTTTCAGACATAATATTCACGGGATTGGTAGTGTTGCTGTTGTTTATGTGTGTGATGACCATTCAAAATCCATACAACTCATGTATGGGTTCAAACGAGGATCAACTAAGAACATTGACATTGGCATTATCAAATGCATTTTTAATGCTGATGATACTATCTGTAATAGGTTTATTGAATAATCAAATTTACATAATCTATCTTATAATCAGTATAATTGGATGGATTTTAACATTTAGAAGGTATGTCAAATACTCATTAAGACAGGCAGCAGAAGTAAAATACTATGGATTCTGGTCAAAAGGAGACGAAGGTGGTTACTATGACAAGTAG
- the mtrD gene encoding tetrahydromethanopterin S-methyltransferase subunit D, whose product MLSMLILIIIASTLIGVGVLFIPVGGAPAALSTTAGIPTGAPMITIGMGVTGILVTSSVIGKSLPVVLLSGMSASMLMMAITMLFSNLVHVYGVGVNIASSTFEKDPITSFNQGEYVSPGTTGHGIPTVSFISGLIGSLLGGLGGSLLYSAIYEALIVNNSFVMQAGVISAILTLLVFFVIAVMSSYNIGGTIQGFYDKKFNMKIKSAFIASILTAILIAVIYTIIIGGLIYV is encoded by the coding sequence ATGTTATCAATGTTAATCTTAATAATCATAGCTTCAACATTAATTGGAGTGGGTGTTCTTTTTATCCCCGTTGGTGGTGCACCTGCAGCACTATCCACAACGGCGGGAATTCCTACTGGAGCACCGATGATTACGATAGGTATGGGAGTAACGGGTATACTGGTAACAAGCTCAGTTATTGGTAAGTCACTACCGGTGGTGTTATTGTCAGGAATGTCAGCTTCAATGCTCATGATGGCAATTACCATGCTGTTTTCTAATCTTGTCCACGTTTATGGTGTAGGGGTAAACATAGCATCATCTACATTTGAAAAGGATCCTATAACCTCCTTTAATCAGGGGGAATATGTCAGTCCCGGCACAACCGGCCATGGGATTCCAACAGTATCATTTATCAGCGGATTAATCGGTTCACTATTGGGCGGACTAGGAGGAAGCCTTTTATATTCGGCAATATATGAAGCATTGATAGTTAACAATTCATTTGTCATGCAAGCGGGTGTTATATCAGCAATTTTAACATTGCTTGTATTCTTCGTTATTGCCGTAATGTCCTCATATAACATTGGTGGGACCATACAGGGATTTTATGATAAGAAATTCAATATGAAAATCAAATCCGCTTTTATCGCATCAATTCTAACTGCAATATTGATAGCGGTGATTTATACAATTATTATAGGGGGACTAATTTATGTCTGA
- the mtrE gene encoding tetrahydromethanopterin S-methyltransferase subunit E, which translates to MNILSNILLVTFMGLIAIIAGMFEDLESDVASTSNPNSQVQLAPQVGKLHKYFNRAISGEPLMIGFMSVISGSLCYAFLSNDMNVLLAIFISSILVTLVQAILSITSYMGRITSQSLYNQPLFMDMLYKHIPTMMAFAFVTQFSIVLLSYIMTYLLVPAVSLSLPVVSALMGITLGSIGSAVGDIHYGAEKLYQNQEFGSGLPVSNSGNIVRMSSMGSNNSIDVLHFCSKFAGPLTGLAFGTVIFLSFWTTTVFKVEYAFIVSIILVIIITLLNYLLEKNTRKTYGKYQQ; encoded by the coding sequence ATGAATATATTATCAAATATTTTATTAGTTACTTTTATGGGATTAATTGCTATAATTGCCGGTATGTTCGAGGATTTGGAAAGTGACGTTGCAAGTACAAGTAATCCTAACAGTCAGGTACAGCTGGCTCCACAGGTAGGTAAGCTACACAAATATTTTAACCGTGCAATATCCGGCGAACCATTAATGATTGGATTTATGTCTGTTATTTCGGGTAGCTTATGTTATGCATTCTTGTCAAATGATATGAATGTCCTGCTGGCCATATTCATTTCCAGTATTCTGGTAACCCTGGTACAGGCGATACTCTCCATAACATCATACATGGGAAGAATAACCAGTCAATCACTCTATAATCAACCGCTATTCATGGACATGCTCTATAAGCATATTCCGACGATGATGGCATTCGCATTTGTCACTCAATTTTCAATAGTGCTTCTGTCATATATCATGACATACCTGTTGGTTCCGGCTGTCAGCTTATCATTGCCTGTTGTATCCGCATTAATGGGAATTACCTTGGGTTCCATAGGATCAGCCGTTGGAGATATTCATTATGGGGCCGAAAAGCTATACCAGAATCAGGAGTTTGGTTCAGGACTTCCTGTTTCAAACAGCGGTAATATTGTAAGAATGTCAAGTATGGGTTCAAACAATTCAATAGACGTGCTGCATTTTTGTTCAAAATTTGCCGGTCCGTTAACCGGTCTTGCCTTTGGTACAGTTATATTCCTGAGCTTTTGGACTACAACAGTATTCAAGGTAGAGTATGCATTTATAGTAAGCATCATATTGGTAATAATAATCACATTGTTAAATTATTTATTGGAAAAAAATACGCGTAAGACGTATGGGAAATATCAACAGTAA